From Gopherus flavomarginatus isolate rGopFla2 chromosome 7, rGopFla2.mat.asm, whole genome shotgun sequence, the proteins below share one genomic window:
- the LAMC2 gene encoding laminin subunit gamma-2 isoform X3, whose product MPGSPEMTLHWLLTLSCFCVSLFLPAAISTNRREVCDCNGKSSQCIFDRDLLRETGNGYRCLNCIDNTDGVHCERCKEEFYRQRDGESCLPCNCSPRGSLGLQCDNYGRCSCKPGVMGDKCDRCQWGFHSFSEAGCQAGGQVSSAQCDCDPAGSAGHCVSGRCVCKASVSGERCDRCKQGYYHLEAGNPEGCSQCFCYGHSAMCASAENYNIYKITSTFQQDSEGWRGVYVNGSPVQLQWSPRHRDVFVTARQSEPTYFLAPARFLGNQQVSYGQTLSFDYRMDRGGRRPSPQDVVLEGAGLRVTASLMPHGKMLPCGISKTYTFRLDEHPRSGWSPKLSYFEYRRLLGNLTALWIRATYGEYSTGYIDNVTLVSAQPTSGAPASWVEQCVCPAGYQGQFCERCAPGYKRDASNLGPFSTCVLCNCQGGGNCDPDTGDCYSGDENMDPNANCPFGFYRDPWNLQSCQLCPCRNGQGCSVAPGRKEVICNNCPLGVTGANCEHCADGYFGNPLGDNGHVRPCQPCRCNNNVDPSAVGNCNRLTGECLKCLYNTAGFSCDQCRDGFFGNPLALNPAEKCQACNCNSVGSDPLKCRSDGSCVCKPGFEGPNCEHTQCPACYSHVKTQVRFSLQHLQHLEVLVSRLQLGSGAGANEELEGKMQQAEETLREILRETLSLQASDKSLESRMSKMKGQESSYQSRLADIRVMVQRLQVLGRQYQAQVQDIRRLIEKAHLDLGQSKVTLSGLNIPTSHLPGGSNSFLMLAQEALRLANSHVQSANAIEQAVRAAVDDSGQALELVRSTVNGGGILASSVQGLLRKYDEAKLLASKLETDTSRSALDADRAYQGSLVLLSSMSRFSKIDTGSFQEEANRLRQEADALMGLVETYMAEYRRLQSNTRTWEEEIKQLLQSGESKRLVSSQLLSRANLAKSRAQQALSAGNATFYEVELILKNLRGFHLQVDGRRREAEEAMRRLPLISNMVTNANDKTRRAEGALGSAATDAKTARSMAGEAKEITGGIQQEIRRLNLEANRTADGVLALEKGVITLLNEAREAERELTRKALEVDMDATAAQKTGQEAQGAHASARTAEAAVQETLRALEDFLHLMDQPGPVDEQALRLLELNLSGARTKSSQLKEQMAELEKTASLQRLRVQTLERSVNEILADIRNLEEIRNNLPPGCYNTNSIEKP is encoded by the exons TCTGTGACTGCAATGGGAAGTCCAGTCAGTGCATCTTTGACAGGGACCTGCTCCGAGAAACAGGAAATGGGTACCGTTGCCTCAACTGCATTGACAACACCGATGGCGTTCACTGCGAGAGGTGCAAGGAGGAGTTCTATCGCCAGCGGGATGGAGAAAGCTGTCTGCCCTGTAACTGCAGTCCCAGAG GCTCTCTTGGCCTGCAGTGTGATAACTACGGCCGGTGCAGCTGCAAACCCGGTGTGATGGGTGATAAGTGTGACCGGTGCCAGTGGGGGTTCCATTCCTTCTCAGAGGCTGGGTGCCAGGCAGGCGGACAAGTGTC GAGTGCTCAGTGTGACTGCGATCCAGCCGGTAGCGCAGGGCATTGTGTTTCAGGTCGCTGCGTCTGCAAGGCAAGTGTCTCGGGAGAGCGATGTGACAG GTGCAAGCAGGGCTACTATCATCTGGAAGCAGGAAATCCCGAGGGATGTTCCCAGTGCTTCTGCTATGGCCACTCGGCCATGTGCGCTAGCGCAGAAAATTACAACATCTATAAAATTACTTCCACCTTCCAGCAAG attctgagggctggagaggaGTGTATGTGAATGGGTCCCCTGTACAGCTCCAGTGGTCTCCCCGCCATCGGGATGTGTTTGTCACAGCCAGGCAATCAGAGCCCACCTATTTCCTGGCGCCGG CCCGATTTCTTGGGAACCAGCAGGTGAGCTATGGCCAGACTCTGTCCTTTGATTATCGCATGGACCGAGGGGGTCGTCGTCCTTCTCCCCAGGATGTGGTCCTGGAAGGAGCTGGCCTACGAGTCACTGCCTCCCTCATGCCTCATGGGAAGATGCTGCCCTGCGGGATCAGCAAAACATATACGTTCAG ACTGGACGAGCACCCGCGCAGTGGATGGAGCCCCAAGCTGAGTTACTTTGAGTATCGCAGGTTACTCGGCAACCTGACGGCCCTTTGGATCCGAGCCACGTATGGAGAATACA GCACTGGGTACATCGATAATGTCACCCTGGTTTCTGCACAGCCGACCTCTGGAGCCCCAGCATCCTGGGTGGAACAATGTGTGTGTCCTGCTGGCTATCAGGGGCAGTTCTGTGAACGTTGTGCTCCTGGGTACAAGAGAGATGCTTCCAACCTTGGGCCTTTCAGCACTTGCGTGCTATGTAACTGCCAGGGGGGAGGAAACTGCGATCCAGACACTG GAGACTGTTATTCAGGAGATGAAAACATGGACCCCAACGCCAACTGTCCATTTGGTTTCTACAGGGACCCCTGGAATCTGCAGAGCTGCCAACTGTGCCCTTGTAGAAATGGCCAGGGCTGCTCAGTGGCGCCAGGGAGAAAGGAAgtcatttgcaataactgccCTCTGGGAGTCACTG GCGCTAACTGTGAACACTGTGCTGATGGCTATTTTGGAAACCCCTTGGGCGACAATGGCCATGTGagaccctgccagccctgccggtgTAACAATAATGTTGATCCCAGTGCTGTGGGGAACTGTAACCGGCTGACGGGTGAATGCCTGAAATGCCTTTACAACACGGCTGGCTTCTCCTGTGACCAGTGCAGGGACGGGTTCTTTGGGAACCCCTTAGCCCTCAACCCAGCAGAAAAGTGTCAAG CCTGTAACTGCAATTCGGTAGGTTCTGACCCCCTGAAGTGCAGAAGTGATGGGAGCTGTGTTTGCAAGCCAGGATTTGAGGGACCCAACTGTGAGCACACACAGTGCCCAGCCTGCTATAGCCATGTGAAAACACAGGTACGTTTCTCT ctgcagcatctgcagcatcTGGAGGTTCTTGTGTCTCGGCTGCAGcttggcagtggggcaggggccaatgaggagctggaggggaagaTGCAACAGGCTGAGGAGACCCTGCGTGAAATCCTGAGAGAAACTCTGAGTTTACAAG CCTCTGACAAGTCCCTGGAGAGCCGGATGTCCAAAATGAAGGGACAAGAGTCCAGCTACCAGAGCCGCTTGGCCGACATCAGGGTGATGGTGCAGAGGCTGCAGGTGCTGGGGCGTCAGTACCAGGCCCAGGTGCAGGACATTAGGAGGCTGATTGAGAAAGCCCATttggacctggggcaaagcaaagTGACCCTGAGTGGGCTG aATATTCCAACTTCACACCTCCCTGGCGGGTCAAACAGTTTTTTGATGCTGGCCCAAGAAGCTCTCAGACTAGCAAACAG CCACGTGCAATCAGCAAATGCCATTGAACAGGCAGTCAGGGCGGCGGTGGATGACTCAGgacaggccctggagctggtgcgcTCAACTGTGAACGGAGGAGGCATCCTGGCTAGCTCTGTGCAAGGGCTGCTGCGAAA ATATGATGAAGCCAAATTGCTGGCCAGCAAGCTGGAGACTGACACCAGCAGATCTGCCTTGGATGCAGACAGGGCTTATCAGGGCAGCCTGGTGCTCCTCAGCTCCATGTCGCGCTTCTCAAAGATTGACACTGGGTCCTTCCAG GAGGAGGCAAACCGGCTCAGGCAGGAGGCAGACGCTCTAATGGGCTTGGTGGAGACGTACATGGCAGAATACAGGCGGCTGCAAAGCAACACTAGAacctgggaggaagaaatcaaacaATTGTTACAGAGTGGGGAAAGCAAGAGGCTG GTTTCGAGTCAGCTGTTGTCCCGCGCCAACCTTGCCAAGAGCAGAGCACAGCAGGCACTGAGTGCTGGCAATGCCACTTTTTATGAAGTTGAACTCATCTTGAAAAATCTCAGAG ggTTTCACCTGCAGGTAGATGGTAGGAGAAGAGAAGCTGAGGAAGCCATGAGAAGACTCCCTCTCATCAGCAATATGGTCACGAATGCCAATGATAAGACTAGACGAGCAGAAGGCGCCCTGGGCAGTGCTGCTACAGATGCAAAGACAGCCAGAAGCATGGCTGGGGAGGCAAAGGAGATCACTGGTGGTATCCAGCAG GAGATAAGGCGGTTGAACTTGGAAGCCAACAGGACAGCAGATGGGGTCTTGGCACTGGAGAAAGGAGTCATAACTTTACTGAACGAAGCCCGAGAAGCCGAAAGGGAGCTCACGAGGAAGGCTCTGGAGGTCGATATGGATGCCACCGCTGCACAGAAA ACTGGTCAGGAGGCGCAGGGTGCCCATGCCAGTGCCCGCACTGCTGAGGCTGCTGTCCAAGAGACACTGCGTGCCCTGGAAGACTTTCTACATCTGATGG ACCAGCCTGGCCCTGTGGATGAGCAGGCGCTGAGATTGCTCGAACTCAACCTCAGCGGGGCCAGGACAAAGAGCAGCCAGTTGAAAGAGCAGATGGCTGAACTGGAGAAAACGGCCAGTCTGCAGAGGCTCCGGGTTCAGACTCTAGAGAGAAGCGTTAATGAGATCCTGGCAGATATTAGGAACCTGGAGGAGATCCGCAACAACCTCCCCCCAGGTTGCTACAACACAAATTCCATTGAAAAACCTTGA
- the LAMC2 gene encoding laminin subunit gamma-2 isoform X1 — protein MPGSPEMTLHWLLTLSCFCVSLFLPAAISTNRREVCDCNGKSSQCIFDRDLLRETGNGYRCLNCIDNTDGVHCERCKEEFYRQRDGESCLPCNCSPRGSLGLQCDNYGRCSCKPGVMGDKCDRCQWGFHSFSEAGCQAGGQVSSAQCDCDPAGSAGHCVSGRCVCKASVSGERCDRCKQGYYHLEAGNPEGCSQCFCYGHSAMCASAENYNIYKITSTFQQDSEGWRGVYVNGSPVQLQWSPRHRDVFVTARQSEPTYFLAPARFLGNQQVSYGQTLSFDYRMDRGGRRPSPQDVVLEGAGLRVTASLMPHGKMLPCGISKTYTFRLDEHPRSGWSPKLSYFEYRRLLGNLTALWIRATYGEYSTGYIDNVTLVSAQPTSGAPASWVEQCVCPAGYQGQFCERCAPGYKRDASNLGPFSTCVLCNCQGGGNCDPDTGDCYSGDENMDPNANCPFGFYRDPWNLQSCQLCPCRNGQGCSVAPGRKEVICNNCPLGVTGANCEHCADGYFGNPLGDNGHVRPCQPCRCNNNVDPSAVGNCNRLTGECLKCLYNTAGFSCDQCRDGFFGNPLALNPAEKCQACNCNSVGSDPLKCRSDGSCVCKPGFEGPNCEHTQCPACYSHVKTQVDQYLQQLQHLQHLEVLVSRLQLGSGAGANEELEGKMQQAEETLREILRETLSLQASDKSLESRMSKMKGQESSYQSRLADIRVMVQRLQVLGRQYQAQVQDIRRLIEKAHLDLGQSKVTLSGLNIPTSHLPGGSNSFLMLAQEALRLANSHVQSANAIEQAVRAAVDDSGQALELVRSTVNGGGILASSVQGLLRKYDEAKLLASKLETDTSRSALDADRAYQGSLVLLSSMSRFSKIDTGSFQEEANRLRQEADALMGLVETYMAEYRRLQSNTRTWEEEIKQLLQSGESKRLVSSQLLSRANLAKSRAQQALSAGNATFYEVELILKNLRGFHLQVDGRRREAEEAMRRLPLISNMVTNANDKTRRAEGALGSAATDAKTARSMAGEAKEITGGIQQEIRRLNLEANRTADGVLALEKGVITLLNEAREAERELTRKALEVDMDATAAQKTGQEAQGAHASARTAEAAVQETLRALEDFLHLMDQPGPVDEQALRLLELNLSGARTKSSQLKEQMAELEKTASLQRLRVQTLERSVNEILADIRNLEEIRNNLPPGCYNTNSIEKP, from the exons TCTGTGACTGCAATGGGAAGTCCAGTCAGTGCATCTTTGACAGGGACCTGCTCCGAGAAACAGGAAATGGGTACCGTTGCCTCAACTGCATTGACAACACCGATGGCGTTCACTGCGAGAGGTGCAAGGAGGAGTTCTATCGCCAGCGGGATGGAGAAAGCTGTCTGCCCTGTAACTGCAGTCCCAGAG GCTCTCTTGGCCTGCAGTGTGATAACTACGGCCGGTGCAGCTGCAAACCCGGTGTGATGGGTGATAAGTGTGACCGGTGCCAGTGGGGGTTCCATTCCTTCTCAGAGGCTGGGTGCCAGGCAGGCGGACAAGTGTC GAGTGCTCAGTGTGACTGCGATCCAGCCGGTAGCGCAGGGCATTGTGTTTCAGGTCGCTGCGTCTGCAAGGCAAGTGTCTCGGGAGAGCGATGTGACAG GTGCAAGCAGGGCTACTATCATCTGGAAGCAGGAAATCCCGAGGGATGTTCCCAGTGCTTCTGCTATGGCCACTCGGCCATGTGCGCTAGCGCAGAAAATTACAACATCTATAAAATTACTTCCACCTTCCAGCAAG attctgagggctggagaggaGTGTATGTGAATGGGTCCCCTGTACAGCTCCAGTGGTCTCCCCGCCATCGGGATGTGTTTGTCACAGCCAGGCAATCAGAGCCCACCTATTTCCTGGCGCCGG CCCGATTTCTTGGGAACCAGCAGGTGAGCTATGGCCAGACTCTGTCCTTTGATTATCGCATGGACCGAGGGGGTCGTCGTCCTTCTCCCCAGGATGTGGTCCTGGAAGGAGCTGGCCTACGAGTCACTGCCTCCCTCATGCCTCATGGGAAGATGCTGCCCTGCGGGATCAGCAAAACATATACGTTCAG ACTGGACGAGCACCCGCGCAGTGGATGGAGCCCCAAGCTGAGTTACTTTGAGTATCGCAGGTTACTCGGCAACCTGACGGCCCTTTGGATCCGAGCCACGTATGGAGAATACA GCACTGGGTACATCGATAATGTCACCCTGGTTTCTGCACAGCCGACCTCTGGAGCCCCAGCATCCTGGGTGGAACAATGTGTGTGTCCTGCTGGCTATCAGGGGCAGTTCTGTGAACGTTGTGCTCCTGGGTACAAGAGAGATGCTTCCAACCTTGGGCCTTTCAGCACTTGCGTGCTATGTAACTGCCAGGGGGGAGGAAACTGCGATCCAGACACTG GAGACTGTTATTCAGGAGATGAAAACATGGACCCCAACGCCAACTGTCCATTTGGTTTCTACAGGGACCCCTGGAATCTGCAGAGCTGCCAACTGTGCCCTTGTAGAAATGGCCAGGGCTGCTCAGTGGCGCCAGGGAGAAAGGAAgtcatttgcaataactgccCTCTGGGAGTCACTG GCGCTAACTGTGAACACTGTGCTGATGGCTATTTTGGAAACCCCTTGGGCGACAATGGCCATGTGagaccctgccagccctgccggtgTAACAATAATGTTGATCCCAGTGCTGTGGGGAACTGTAACCGGCTGACGGGTGAATGCCTGAAATGCCTTTACAACACGGCTGGCTTCTCCTGTGACCAGTGCAGGGACGGGTTCTTTGGGAACCCCTTAGCCCTCAACCCAGCAGAAAAGTGTCAAG CCTGTAACTGCAATTCGGTAGGTTCTGACCCCCTGAAGTGCAGAAGTGATGGGAGCTGTGTTTGCAAGCCAGGATTTGAGGGACCCAACTGTGAGCACACACAGTGCCCAGCCTGCTATAGCCATGTGAAAACACAG GTGGATCAGTacttgcagcagctgcagcatctgcagcatcTGGAGGTTCTTGTGTCTCGGCTGCAGcttggcagtggggcaggggccaatgaggagctggaggggaagaTGCAACAGGCTGAGGAGACCCTGCGTGAAATCCTGAGAGAAACTCTGAGTTTACAAG CCTCTGACAAGTCCCTGGAGAGCCGGATGTCCAAAATGAAGGGACAAGAGTCCAGCTACCAGAGCCGCTTGGCCGACATCAGGGTGATGGTGCAGAGGCTGCAGGTGCTGGGGCGTCAGTACCAGGCCCAGGTGCAGGACATTAGGAGGCTGATTGAGAAAGCCCATttggacctggggcaaagcaaagTGACCCTGAGTGGGCTG aATATTCCAACTTCACACCTCCCTGGCGGGTCAAACAGTTTTTTGATGCTGGCCCAAGAAGCTCTCAGACTAGCAAACAG CCACGTGCAATCAGCAAATGCCATTGAACAGGCAGTCAGGGCGGCGGTGGATGACTCAGgacaggccctggagctggtgcgcTCAACTGTGAACGGAGGAGGCATCCTGGCTAGCTCTGTGCAAGGGCTGCTGCGAAA ATATGATGAAGCCAAATTGCTGGCCAGCAAGCTGGAGACTGACACCAGCAGATCTGCCTTGGATGCAGACAGGGCTTATCAGGGCAGCCTGGTGCTCCTCAGCTCCATGTCGCGCTTCTCAAAGATTGACACTGGGTCCTTCCAG GAGGAGGCAAACCGGCTCAGGCAGGAGGCAGACGCTCTAATGGGCTTGGTGGAGACGTACATGGCAGAATACAGGCGGCTGCAAAGCAACACTAGAacctgggaggaagaaatcaaacaATTGTTACAGAGTGGGGAAAGCAAGAGGCTG GTTTCGAGTCAGCTGTTGTCCCGCGCCAACCTTGCCAAGAGCAGAGCACAGCAGGCACTGAGTGCTGGCAATGCCACTTTTTATGAAGTTGAACTCATCTTGAAAAATCTCAGAG ggTTTCACCTGCAGGTAGATGGTAGGAGAAGAGAAGCTGAGGAAGCCATGAGAAGACTCCCTCTCATCAGCAATATGGTCACGAATGCCAATGATAAGACTAGACGAGCAGAAGGCGCCCTGGGCAGTGCTGCTACAGATGCAAAGACAGCCAGAAGCATGGCTGGGGAGGCAAAGGAGATCACTGGTGGTATCCAGCAG GAGATAAGGCGGTTGAACTTGGAAGCCAACAGGACAGCAGATGGGGTCTTGGCACTGGAGAAAGGAGTCATAACTTTACTGAACGAAGCCCGAGAAGCCGAAAGGGAGCTCACGAGGAAGGCTCTGGAGGTCGATATGGATGCCACCGCTGCACAGAAA ACTGGTCAGGAGGCGCAGGGTGCCCATGCCAGTGCCCGCACTGCTGAGGCTGCTGTCCAAGAGACACTGCGTGCCCTGGAAGACTTTCTACATCTGATGG ACCAGCCTGGCCCTGTGGATGAGCAGGCGCTGAGATTGCTCGAACTCAACCTCAGCGGGGCCAGGACAAAGAGCAGCCAGTTGAAAGAGCAGATGGCTGAACTGGAGAAAACGGCCAGTCTGCAGAGGCTCCGGGTTCAGACTCTAGAGAGAAGCGTTAATGAGATCCTGGCAGATATTAGGAACCTGGAGGAGATCCGCAACAACCTCCCCCCAGGTTGCTACAACACAAATTCCATTGAAAAACCTTGA
- the LAMC2 gene encoding laminin subunit gamma-2 isoform X2, giving the protein MPGSPEMTLHWLLTLSCFCVSLFLPAAISTNRREVCDCNGKSSQCIFDRDLLRETGNGYRCLNCIDNTDGVHCERCKEEFYRQRDGESCLPCNCSPRGSLGLQCDNYGRCSCKPGVMGDKCDRCQWGFHSFSEAGCQAGGQVSSAQCDCDPAGSAGHCVSGRCVCKASVSGERCDRCKQGYYHLEAGNPEGCSQCFCYGHSAMCASAENYNIYKITSTFQQDSEGWRGVYVNGSPVQLQWSPRHRDVFVTARQSEPTYFLAPARFLGNQQVSYGQTLSFDYRMDRGGRRPSPQDVVLEGAGLRVTASLMPHGKMLPCGISKTYTFRLDEHPRSGWSPKLSYFEYRRLLGNLTALWIRATYGEYSTGYIDNVTLVSAQPTSGAPASWVEQCVCPAGYQGQFCERCAPGYKRDASNLGPFSTCVLCNCQGGGNCDPDTGDCYSGDENMDPNANCPFGFYRDPWNLQSCQLCPCRNGQGCSVAPGRKEVICNNCPLGVTGANCEHCADGYFGNPLGDNGHVRPCQPCRCNNNVDPSAVGNCNRLTGECLKCLYNTAGFSCDQCRDGFFGNPLALNPAEKCQACNCNSVGSDPLKCRSDGSCVCKPGFEGPNCEHTQCPACYSHVKTQYLQQLQHLQHLEVLVSRLQLGSGAGANEELEGKMQQAEETLREILRETLSLQASDKSLESRMSKMKGQESSYQSRLADIRVMVQRLQVLGRQYQAQVQDIRRLIEKAHLDLGQSKVTLSGLNIPTSHLPGGSNSFLMLAQEALRLANSHVQSANAIEQAVRAAVDDSGQALELVRSTVNGGGILASSVQGLLRKYDEAKLLASKLETDTSRSALDADRAYQGSLVLLSSMSRFSKIDTGSFQEEANRLRQEADALMGLVETYMAEYRRLQSNTRTWEEEIKQLLQSGESKRLVSSQLLSRANLAKSRAQQALSAGNATFYEVELILKNLRGFHLQVDGRRREAEEAMRRLPLISNMVTNANDKTRRAEGALGSAATDAKTARSMAGEAKEITGGIQQEIRRLNLEANRTADGVLALEKGVITLLNEAREAERELTRKALEVDMDATAAQKTGQEAQGAHASARTAEAAVQETLRALEDFLHLMDQPGPVDEQALRLLELNLSGARTKSSQLKEQMAELEKTASLQRLRVQTLERSVNEILADIRNLEEIRNNLPPGCYNTNSIEKP; this is encoded by the exons TCTGTGACTGCAATGGGAAGTCCAGTCAGTGCATCTTTGACAGGGACCTGCTCCGAGAAACAGGAAATGGGTACCGTTGCCTCAACTGCATTGACAACACCGATGGCGTTCACTGCGAGAGGTGCAAGGAGGAGTTCTATCGCCAGCGGGATGGAGAAAGCTGTCTGCCCTGTAACTGCAGTCCCAGAG GCTCTCTTGGCCTGCAGTGTGATAACTACGGCCGGTGCAGCTGCAAACCCGGTGTGATGGGTGATAAGTGTGACCGGTGCCAGTGGGGGTTCCATTCCTTCTCAGAGGCTGGGTGCCAGGCAGGCGGACAAGTGTC GAGTGCTCAGTGTGACTGCGATCCAGCCGGTAGCGCAGGGCATTGTGTTTCAGGTCGCTGCGTCTGCAAGGCAAGTGTCTCGGGAGAGCGATGTGACAG GTGCAAGCAGGGCTACTATCATCTGGAAGCAGGAAATCCCGAGGGATGTTCCCAGTGCTTCTGCTATGGCCACTCGGCCATGTGCGCTAGCGCAGAAAATTACAACATCTATAAAATTACTTCCACCTTCCAGCAAG attctgagggctggagaggaGTGTATGTGAATGGGTCCCCTGTACAGCTCCAGTGGTCTCCCCGCCATCGGGATGTGTTTGTCACAGCCAGGCAATCAGAGCCCACCTATTTCCTGGCGCCGG CCCGATTTCTTGGGAACCAGCAGGTGAGCTATGGCCAGACTCTGTCCTTTGATTATCGCATGGACCGAGGGGGTCGTCGTCCTTCTCCCCAGGATGTGGTCCTGGAAGGAGCTGGCCTACGAGTCACTGCCTCCCTCATGCCTCATGGGAAGATGCTGCCCTGCGGGATCAGCAAAACATATACGTTCAG ACTGGACGAGCACCCGCGCAGTGGATGGAGCCCCAAGCTGAGTTACTTTGAGTATCGCAGGTTACTCGGCAACCTGACGGCCCTTTGGATCCGAGCCACGTATGGAGAATACA GCACTGGGTACATCGATAATGTCACCCTGGTTTCTGCACAGCCGACCTCTGGAGCCCCAGCATCCTGGGTGGAACAATGTGTGTGTCCTGCTGGCTATCAGGGGCAGTTCTGTGAACGTTGTGCTCCTGGGTACAAGAGAGATGCTTCCAACCTTGGGCCTTTCAGCACTTGCGTGCTATGTAACTGCCAGGGGGGAGGAAACTGCGATCCAGACACTG GAGACTGTTATTCAGGAGATGAAAACATGGACCCCAACGCCAACTGTCCATTTGGTTTCTACAGGGACCCCTGGAATCTGCAGAGCTGCCAACTGTGCCCTTGTAGAAATGGCCAGGGCTGCTCAGTGGCGCCAGGGAGAAAGGAAgtcatttgcaataactgccCTCTGGGAGTCACTG GCGCTAACTGTGAACACTGTGCTGATGGCTATTTTGGAAACCCCTTGGGCGACAATGGCCATGTGagaccctgccagccctgccggtgTAACAATAATGTTGATCCCAGTGCTGTGGGGAACTGTAACCGGCTGACGGGTGAATGCCTGAAATGCCTTTACAACACGGCTGGCTTCTCCTGTGACCAGTGCAGGGACGGGTTCTTTGGGAACCCCTTAGCCCTCAACCCAGCAGAAAAGTGTCAAG CCTGTAACTGCAATTCGGTAGGTTCTGACCCCCTGAAGTGCAGAAGTGATGGGAGCTGTGTTTGCAAGCCAGGATTTGAGGGACCCAACTGTGAGCACACACAGTGCCCAGCCTGCTATAGCCATGTGAAAACACAG TacttgcagcagctgcagcatctgcagcatcTGGAGGTTCTTGTGTCTCGGCTGCAGcttggcagtggggcaggggccaatgaggagctggaggggaagaTGCAACAGGCTGAGGAGACCCTGCGTGAAATCCTGAGAGAAACTCTGAGTTTACAAG CCTCTGACAAGTCCCTGGAGAGCCGGATGTCCAAAATGAAGGGACAAGAGTCCAGCTACCAGAGCCGCTTGGCCGACATCAGGGTGATGGTGCAGAGGCTGCAGGTGCTGGGGCGTCAGTACCAGGCCCAGGTGCAGGACATTAGGAGGCTGATTGAGAAAGCCCATttggacctggggcaaagcaaagTGACCCTGAGTGGGCTG aATATTCCAACTTCACACCTCCCTGGCGGGTCAAACAGTTTTTTGATGCTGGCCCAAGAAGCTCTCAGACTAGCAAACAG CCACGTGCAATCAGCAAATGCCATTGAACAGGCAGTCAGGGCGGCGGTGGATGACTCAGgacaggccctggagctggtgcgcTCAACTGTGAACGGAGGAGGCATCCTGGCTAGCTCTGTGCAAGGGCTGCTGCGAAA ATATGATGAAGCCAAATTGCTGGCCAGCAAGCTGGAGACTGACACCAGCAGATCTGCCTTGGATGCAGACAGGGCTTATCAGGGCAGCCTGGTGCTCCTCAGCTCCATGTCGCGCTTCTCAAAGATTGACACTGGGTCCTTCCAG GAGGAGGCAAACCGGCTCAGGCAGGAGGCAGACGCTCTAATGGGCTTGGTGGAGACGTACATGGCAGAATACAGGCGGCTGCAAAGCAACACTAGAacctgggaggaagaaatcaaacaATTGTTACAGAGTGGGGAAAGCAAGAGGCTG GTTTCGAGTCAGCTGTTGTCCCGCGCCAACCTTGCCAAGAGCAGAGCACAGCAGGCACTGAGTGCTGGCAATGCCACTTTTTATGAAGTTGAACTCATCTTGAAAAATCTCAGAG ggTTTCACCTGCAGGTAGATGGTAGGAGAAGAGAAGCTGAGGAAGCCATGAGAAGACTCCCTCTCATCAGCAATATGGTCACGAATGCCAATGATAAGACTAGACGAGCAGAAGGCGCCCTGGGCAGTGCTGCTACAGATGCAAAGACAGCCAGAAGCATGGCTGGGGAGGCAAAGGAGATCACTGGTGGTATCCAGCAG GAGATAAGGCGGTTGAACTTGGAAGCCAACAGGACAGCAGATGGGGTCTTGGCACTGGAGAAAGGAGTCATAACTTTACTGAACGAAGCCCGAGAAGCCGAAAGGGAGCTCACGAGGAAGGCTCTGGAGGTCGATATGGATGCCACCGCTGCACAGAAA ACTGGTCAGGAGGCGCAGGGTGCCCATGCCAGTGCCCGCACTGCTGAGGCTGCTGTCCAAGAGACACTGCGTGCCCTGGAAGACTTTCTACATCTGATGG ACCAGCCTGGCCCTGTGGATGAGCAGGCGCTGAGATTGCTCGAACTCAACCTCAGCGGGGCCAGGACAAAGAGCAGCCAGTTGAAAGAGCAGATGGCTGAACTGGAGAAAACGGCCAGTCTGCAGAGGCTCCGGGTTCAGACTCTAGAGAGAAGCGTTAATGAGATCCTGGCAGATATTAGGAACCTGGAGGAGATCCGCAACAACCTCCCCCCAGGTTGCTACAACACAAATTCCATTGAAAAACCTTGA